One region of Carya illinoinensis cultivar Pawnee chromosome 8, C.illinoinensisPawnee_v1, whole genome shotgun sequence genomic DNA includes:
- the LOC122318381 gene encoding E3 ubiquitin-protein ligase UPL2-like isoform X3, with amino-acid sequence MPPKIKLFIDKVIQCPLQDITIPLLGFQWEYGKGNFHHWRPLFLHFDTYFKTYLSSRNDLLLSDKILEGDSLFPKQAVLQILRVMQTILENCHNKSSFDGLENFKLLLSSTDPEILIATLETLSALVKINSSMLHGGGKLIGCGSVNSSLLSLAQGWGSKEEGLGLYSCVMANERTQEEGLCLFPADLENDCDKSNCRIGSTLYFEMHGLNAQRSKENSNQNTSSLRVIHIPDLHLQEEDDLSLLKQCIEQYNVPTELRFSLLTRIRYAHAFRSRRICRLYSRICLLAFIVLVQSSDAHDDLVSFFANEPEYTNELIRIVRSEEAVSGTIRTLAMLALGAQLAAYMSFHERARILSGSSISFAGGNRMILLNVLQRAVLSLKVSNDPSSLAFVEALLQFYLLHVVSSSSSGSNIRGSGMVPTFLPFLEDSDPTHMHLVCYAVKTLQKLMDYSSSAVSLFKELGGVELLAQRLQIEVNRVIGLTGALENSMIISESSRNGDDQLYSQKRLIKVSLKALGSATYAPTNTTRSQHSHDSSLPATLTLIFGNIDKFGGDIYHSAVTVMSEMIHKDPTCFPVLFEMGLPAAFLSSIAAGIRPSSKALTCVPNGLGAICLNEKGLEAVKETSALRFLVDIFSSKKYVTPMNDAIVPLANAVEELLRHVSSLRSTGVDTIIEIVNKVASFGDSSCSGSSGKLNESTSMDMDSEDKGNESHCCLVGAVDSASGGINDEQFIQLCIFHLMVLVHRTMENSETCRLFVEKSGIEALMMLLLRPSIAQSSDAMSIALHSTMVFKGFTQNHSTPLAHAFCSSLRDHLKIALTGFVVVSGTFLPDPNMPQDDRIFSALFLVEFLLFLAASKDNRWASALLAEFGHGSKDVLEDIGRVHREVLWHISLLEDAKPEVEDDGAASTSDSQQSELVTNETQDQRFNSFRQFLDPLLRRRTSGWSIESQFFDILNTYRDLGRASSSQQRRANSSSNLRFGAGNQVHHSASSDAAGDVSKQRSYHTSCCDMMRSLSFHITHLFQELGKVMLLPSRRRDDILNVSPSSKSVASTVASIALDHMNFGGHVNPSGTEASISTKCRYFGKVIDFIDGFLLDRPDSCNPVLLNCLYGHGVIQSVLTTFEATSQLLFAVNRTPASPMETDDGILKQDEKGVTDNSWIYGPLSSYGKLMDHLVTSSFILTPFTKHLLAQPLTNSNVPFPRDAEIFVKVLQSMVLKAVLPVWTHPYFVDCSNDLITLVISIIRHVYSGIEVKNVSSNTGARLTGPPPNETDISTIVEMGFSRSRAEEALRRVGSNSVELAMEWLFSHPEDAQEDDELARALAMSLGNAASDTKEVSTNEDTQQLEEEMVQLPPVEELLSTCTRLLQTKESIVFPVRDLLMMICSQNDGQYRSNVISFLVDRLKDCTLISESENAAMVSSLFHVLALLFHEDEVSRELATMNGLVAVAADLLLQWCSGSVGMEKCQVPMWVTTAFLAVDRLLQVNKKLNSEIVEQLKQDTANNHQTSLTIDEDKQTRLRSALGLVPKHTDINEQKRLIEIACSCIRNQLPAETMHAVLQLCSTLTRTHSVAISFLDAGGLSLLLSLPTISLFPGFDNVAANIIRHILEDPQTLQQAMESEIRHSFVAATNRHTNGRIPARNFLSNLNSVISRDPVVFMQAAQSVCQVEMVGERHYIVLLKDHDKDKYKEKEKEKEKSLEKDKQQTADGKVASSNVNPVASGNGHGKLNDTNLKSVKVHRKSPQSFINVIELLLDSVCTFVPPLKDDVVSDVLDPSSTDMDIDAAAIKEKGKAVATMPEENNQANGDEASASLAKIVFILKLLTEIMLMYASSVHILLRKDAEVSSCRCPQQKGPAGVYAGGIFHHILHKFLPYSRSLKKDKKIDGDWRHKLATRASQFLVASCVRSTEARRRVLTESNYIFNDFVNSCNGFSPPGNNIPAFVDLLNDVLGARSPTGSYILAEASATFIDVGLVRSLTQTLQVLDLDHADSPKVVTGLIKALELVTKEYIHSADSNIEKDDNSTKTPDLTESARMDNSGDVSQSVEAAAQFNPDSVPADNIGSYNAVQPYGGSEAVTDDMEHDQDLDGGFGPANGDDYMHETSDDVRGLENGIDTVGIQFEIRRGQENIDEDDDEEMSGDDGDEVDEDEDEDEEEHNDLEEDEVHHLPHPDTDQDDHEIDDDDFDEEIMEEEEDDEDDEDGVILRLEEGINGINVLDHIEAFGRDNSFSNEALHVMPVEVFGSRREGRTTSIYSLLGRSGDSVTPSRHPLLLAPSSSVHSAAPRQSENARDMVFADRNLESTSSRLDSIFRSLRDGRHGHRLNLWVDDNQPSGGSNAGLVPHGLEELLVSQLRRPALEQPSDQNTMAQDPKNKDEVCQLQETEAGARTNFSFENNETSSMPPSTVEIDSSGNADLRPAASEPLHGTDAASSQLQSVEMQFEHNDAAVRDVEAVSQASSGSGATLGESLRSLDVEIGSADGHDDGGERQASADRMPLGDQQAARSRRTNVSFVNSTPVDGRDVSLHSVTEVSEGSSLEADQAGPAAEQQLNRDAGPGAIDPAFLDALPEELRAEVLSAQQGQAAPPSNAEPQNSGDIDPEFLAALPPDIRAEVLAQQQAQRLHQSQELEGQPVEMDTVSIIATFPSDLREEVLLTSSDAILANLTPALVTEANRLRERFAHRYSRTLFGMYSRNRRGETPRRGDGIGSSLERAGGSIARRSMGAKLVEADGAPLVDTDALHAMIRLLRVVQPLYKGQLQRLLLNLCAHHETRSSMVKILMDMLMLDTRKHVNNLSAGEPSYRLYACQSNVMYSRPQSFDGVPPLVSRRILETLTYLARNHPSVAKILLQFRLPRPAVLETQNTDRARGKAVMVVEDDGMDRSDHGKGYISISLLLNLLNQPLYLRSIAHLEQLLNLLEVIINNAESKSVSDKSRASASEQPSGPESVTSDVGISRESGQISSDVAASSKDTDISKLSTTGVCKEFDPQAVLLNLPQAELRLLCSLLAREGLSDNAYTLVAEVMKKLVANAPTHCHLFATELTGAIQNLTSSAVDELHMFGEAVEALLSTTSSGGAAILRVLQALSSLVASMSEKENDLQIIPEKEYTAALSQVRDINAALEPLWLDLSTCISKIETYSDSAPDLLTSSKMSASKPSGAVTPLPPGSQNILPYIESFFVVCEKLHPMQPGSNDEFSIALVSEVEDATTYAGQQKTSVNTLKVDEKHLAFVKFSEKHRKLLNAFIRQNPGLLEKSFSLMLKVPRFIDFDNKRAHFRSKIKHQHDHRRSPLRISVRRAYILEDSYNQLRMRSTLDLKGRLTVHFQGEEGIDAGGLTREWYQLLSRVIFDKGALLFTTVGNDSTFQPNPNSVYQTEHLSYFKFVGRVVGKALLDGQLLDVHFTRSFYKHILGVKVTYQDIEAIDPDYFKNLKWMLENDISDVLDLTFSIDADEEKLILYERTEVTDYELIPGGRNIKVTGENKHQYVDLVAKHRLTTAIRPQINAFLEGFNELICRELISIFNDKELELLISGLPDIDLDDMRVNTEYSGYSPASPVIQWFWEVVQGFSKEDKARLLQFVTGTSKVPLEGFRELQGISGSQKFQIHKAYGSPDHLPSAHTCFNQLDLPEYPSKQNLEERLLLAIHEGNEGFGFG; translated from the exons AATTTCAAGCTCCTGCTTTCATCAACTGACCCAGAGATTCTTATAGCTACACTTGAAACTCTATCTGCACTAGTGAAAATAAACTCCTCTATGTTGCATGGAGGGGGAAAGTTGATTGGTTGTGGCTCAGTAAACAGCTCTCTCTTGTCTCTAGCCCAAGGATGGGGAAGCAAGGAGGAGGGTTTGGGTTTGTATTCATGTGTAATGGCAAACGAGAGAACCCAAGAAGAAGGGCTTTGTTTGTTCCCAGCTGATTTAGAAAATGACTGTGACAAGTCTAACTGCAGGATAGGCTCTACTCTCTATTTTGAGATGCACGGGCTTAATGCTCAAAGAAGCAAGGAAAATAGCAATCAAAATACTTCTAGCTTGAGAGTTATACATATACCGGATCTTCATTTACAGGAGGAGGATGATCTCTCACTGTTGAAACAGTGCATTGAGCAATATAATGTACCTACCGAGCTACGGTTTTCATTGTTGACAAGAATTAGATATGCTCATGCCTTCCGTTCTCGCAGAATATGCAGGCTGTACAGCAGGATTTGCCTTCTTGCATTCATTGTGCTTGTTCAGTCTAGTGATGCTCATGATGACCTTGTTTCATTTTTTGCTAATGAGCCAGAGTATACGAATGAGTTAATCAGGATTGTGCGGTCTGAGGAAGCTGTTTCTGGAACCATTAGGACACTTGCAATGCTTGCCCTGGGAGCTCAATTAGCTGCATACATGTCTTTTCATGAGCGGGCACGGATTTTGAGTGGATCTAGTATCAGTTTTGCTGGCGGTAACCGGATGATACTCCTGAATGTGCTCCAGCGGGCTGTTTTATCGCTGAAGGTCTCCAATGATCCATCATCTCTTGCCTTTGTTGAAGCACTTCTTCAGTTCTATTTGCTTCATGTTGTTTCATCCTCGAGTTCTGGGAGTAATATTAGGGGGTCAGGCATGGTTCCTACGTTCCTACCATTTTTGGAGGATTCTGATCCTACACACATGCATCTGGTCTGTTATGCTGTTAAAACTCTACAAAAGCTCATGGATTACAGTAGTTCAGCTGTTTCCCTGTTTAAAGAGTTGGGGGGAGTGGAGCTTTTGGCTCAGAGACTGCAAATAGAAGTAAATAGGGTTATCGGTTTGACTGGGGCTCTTGAAAACTCGATGATCATTAGTGAGAGCTCCAGAAACGGTGATGATCAGCTGTACTCCCAGAAGAGGCTCATTAAGGTTTCACTGAAGGCGCTTGGATCTGCTACATATGCTCCTACTAACACTACCAGATCCCAACATTCCCATGATAGTTCTTTACCTGCTACTCTTACGTTGATATTTGGCAATATAGATAAATTTGGGGGTGATATTTATCACTCAGCAGTGACTGTTATGAGCGAGATGATCCACAAAGACCCAACTTGTTTTCCTGTTTTGTTTGAAATGGGTCTTCCAGCTGCTTTTTTATCATCGATAGCAGCTGGTATACGTCCTTCATCAAAGGCTCTTACATGTGTTCCTAATGGTCTTGGTGCCATTTGTCTTAATGAAAAAGGCTTAGAGGCAGTGAAAGAAACTTCAGCATTACGGTTCCTTGTTGACATTTTCAGCAGTAAGAAATATGTTACACCAATGAATGATGCTATTGTTCCTTTGGCAAATGCAGTGGAAGAGCTTTTGCGCCATGTATCTTCTTTGAGAAGCACTGGTGTTGATACAATCATAGAAATTGTTAACAAAGTTGCTTCTTTTGGGGACAGTAGCTGCTCAGGATCATCTGGGAAATTGAATGAGAGCACTTCAATGGATATGGATTCTGAAGACAAAGGCAACGAAAGCCATTGCTGTTTGGTTGGTGCAGTTGATTCGGCTTCAGGAGGGATCAACGATGAGCAGTTCATTCAACTTTGCATCTTTCATTTGATGGTACTGGTTCACAGGACTATGGAAAACTCTGAAACATGTCGGCTATTTGTGGAGAAGTCAGGAATTGAAGCCTTAATGATGCTTCTTTTACGGCCTAGTATTGCACAGTCATCTGATGCAATGTCTATTGCTTTGCATAGCACCATGGTTTTCAAGGGTTTTACTCAGAATCACTCTACTCCACTGGCACATGCTTTCTGTTCCTCTCTCAGAGACCATCTAAAAATAGCTTTGACTGGATTTGTAGTCGTTTCAGGGACCTTTTTGCCAGATCCAAATATGCCACAGGATGATAGAATCTTTTCTGCACTTTTTCTTGTGGAGTTCCTTCTATTTCTTGCTGCCTCAAAAGACAACCGTTGGGCGAGTGCGTTGCTTGCAGAATTTGGACATGGTAGCAAGGATGTTCTGGAAGATATTGGGAGGGTCCATCGAGAAGTTCTGTGGCATATTTCTCTTCTTGAAGATGCCAAGCCTGAAGTGGAGGATGATGGTGCTGCTTCTACATCTGACTCACAACAGTCTGAATTGGTTACAAATGAAACTCAAGACCAAAGATTCAACTCTTTCAGGCAGTTCCTCGATCCATTATTGAGGAGGAGGACATCGGGGTGGAGTATTGAATCCCAGTTTTTTGACATTTTAAACACATACCGTGATCTTGGTCGTGCCTCTAGTTCCCAACAAAGACGTGCCAATAGTTCTTCAAACTTGCGATTTGGAGCTGGTAATCAAGTCCATCATTCTGCTTCTTCAGATGCTGCTGGAGATGTTAGTAAGCAGAGATCCTACCATACTTCTTGCTGCGACATGATGAGGtctctttcttttcacattACCCATTTGTTTCAAGAGTTGGGGAAGGTAATGTTGCTTCCCTCTCGTCGACGGGATGATATTTTGAATGTTTCTCCTTCATCAAAATCAGTGGCTTCTACTGTTGCATCTATTGCTCTGGATCACATGAATTTTGGGGGTCATGTTAATCCTTCTGGAACCGAGGCATCCATATCAACAAAGTGCCGATACTTTGGAAAGGTTATCGATTTCATTGATGGCTTTCTACTGGACAGGCCAGATTCCTGTAATCCTGTTTTACTGAATTGCTTGTATGGACATGGTGTAATTCAATCAGTTTTGACAACATTTGAAGCTACCAGTCAATTGCTGTTTGCTGTGAACCGCACTCCCGCATCTCCCATGGAAACTGATGATGGGATCTTAAAGCAGGATGAAAAGGGAGTTACTGATAATTCATGGATTTATGGTCCTCTATCTAGCTATGGGAAACTCATGGACCACTTGGTGACCTCATCTTTTATATTAACCCCGTTTACAAAACACTTGCTTGCCCAACCTCTAACAAATAGCAATGTTCCCTTTCCACGGGATGCTGAGATTTTTGTGAAGGTTCTCCAGTCCATGGTGCTGAAGGCAGTGCTTCCTGTTTGGACTCACCCCTACTTTGTTGATTGCagtaatgatttaattactttgGTAATTTCTATAATTAGGCATGTCTATTCTGGGATTGAAGTGAAAAACGTCAGTAGCAACACTGGTGCTCGCTTAACTGGACCTCCTCCTAATGAGACTGATATTTCAACAATTGTAGAGATGGGTTTTTCCAGGTCTCGTGCGGAGGAAGCTCTCAGGCGAGTTGGGTCAAATAGTGTGGAATTGGCAATGGAGTGGTTGTTCTCCCATCCAGAGGATGCTCAAGAAGATGACGAACTTGCTCGTGCACTTGCCATGTCCCTTGGGAATGCTGCATCAGACACAAAGGAAGTGAGCACAAATGAAGATACTCAACAGCTTGAAGAAGAGATGGTGCAACTTCCTCCTGTTGAGGAGTTGTTATCTACATGTACTCGGCTCCTGCAGACGAAGGAATCTATTGTTTTTCCAGTTCGAGACCTGCTCATGATGATATGCTCCCAAAATGATGGACAATATAGGTCAAATGTCATCTCCTTTCTTGTTGATCGGCTGAAGGATTGTACTTTGATTTCTGAAAGCGAAAATGCTGCCATGGTATCTAGTCTTTTTCATGTTCTTGCTCTACTTTTTCATGAAGATGAAGTGTCACGAGAACTTGCCACAATGAATGGTCTGGTTGCAGTTGCTGCAGATCTACTTTTGCAATGGTGTTCTGGATCAGTTGGAATGGAGAAATGCCAGGTTCCTATGTGGGTGACAACTGCTTTTCTTGCTGTTGATCGGCTGTTGCAGGTGAATAAAAAATTGAACTCTGAAATTGTGGAGCAGTTGAAGCAGGACACTGCTAATAACCACCAAACATCTCTCACCATTGATGAGGATAAGCAAACCAGGTTGCGGTCCGCATTGGGATTAGTTCCGAAGCATACTGATATAAATGAGCAGAAGAGACTTATTGAGATTGCTTGCAGTTGTATCAGGAACCAGCTTCCCGCTGAGACAATGCATGCTGTTCTCCAACTGTGCTCTACTCTCACTAGAACTCATTCTGTTGCTATTAGTTTTCTTGATGCTGGGGGACTGAGTTTACTGCTTTCTTTGCCAACAATTAGCCTCTTTCCTGGGTTTGATAATGTGGCTGCTAATATCATCCGTCATATTCTTGAAGATCCGCAAACCCTACAGCAAGCAATGGAATCTGAGATAAGGCACAGCTTTGTGGCTGCCACCAATAGACATACGAATGGAAGGATCCCTGCACGTAACTTCCTGTCAAATTTAAATTCCGTCATTTCACGGGATCCAGTGGTCTTTATGCAGGCTGCTCAGTCTGTTTGCCAAGTTGAGATGGTCGGTGAAAGGCACTATATTGTCTTGCTGAAAGATCATGACAAAGACAAGTAcaaagagaaggagaaggagaaggagaaatcACTGGAGAAAGATAAACAACAAACTGCTGATGGGAAAGTTGCTTCAAGTAATGTGAATCCAGTTGCTTCTGGGAATGGGCATGGAAAACTTAATGATACAAATTTAAAGAGTGTCAAAGTTCATAGAAAATCTCCACAGAGCTTTATAAACGTGATTGAGCTTCTTTTAGATTCTGTCTGTACTTTTGTTCCTCCCCTGAAAGATGATGTGGTTTCAGATGTCCTTGATCCATCGTCAACTGACATGGACATTGATGCTGCAGCTATTAAGGAGAAAGGAAAAGCCGTTGCCACTATGCCTGAAGAGAATAATCAAGCCAATGGGGATGAAGCTTCTGCGTCACTTGCAAAAATTGTATTCATATTAAAGCTTTTGACGGAGATTATGCTGATGTATGCTTCATCTGTTCACATTTTGCTTCGGAAGGATGCTGAAGTTAGTAGTTGCCGTTGTCCTCAACAAAAAGGTCCTGCTGGTGTGTATGCTGGTGGAATATTCCATCACATTCTTCACAAGTTTCTTCCATATTCTCGGAGTTTAAAAAAGGACAAGAAAATAGATGGTGACTGGAGGCATAAACTAGCAACCAGGGCTAGCCAGTTTTTGGTGGCATCTTGTGTCCGTTCCACTGAAGCAAGAAGGAGAGTTCTAACAGAGAGCAATTATATATTCAATGACTTTGTTAATTCGTGCAATGGTTTTAGCCCGCCAGGAAACAATATACCAGCTTTTGTCGATCTGCTTAATGATGTACTAGGTGCTCGTTCACCTACTGGTTCATACATTTTAGCAGAAGCTTCTGCCACTTTCATAGATGTTGGTCTGGTTAGGTCATTGACTCAaactcttcaagttttggaTCTGGACCATGCTGACTCACCTAAAGTTGTTACTGGTCTAATTAAAGCTCTGGAGTTGGTAACAAAGGAATATATCCATTCTGCTGATTCCAACATAGAGAAGGATGATAATTCAACAAAAACTCCCGATCTTACTGAATCTGCAAGAATGGATAATAGTGGTGATGTATCTCAGTCTGTGGAAGCTGCAGCTCAGTTCAATCCTGATTCTGTGCCAGCTGACAACATTGGGTCGTATAATGCTGTCCAACCTTACGGTGGCTCTGAGGCTGTTACAGATGACATGGAACACGATCAAGATCTTGATGGAGGTTTTGGTCCTGCTAATGGGGATGACTATATGCATGAAACCTCTGATGATGTGAGGGGTCTTGAAAATGGAATTGATACGGTGGGAATACAATTTGAAATCCGTCGTGGACaagaaaatattgatgaagatgatgatgaggagATGTCTGGGGATGATGGGGATGAAgtggatgaagatgaagatgaggatgaggaggaacaTAATGAtctggaagaagatgaagtccACCATCTTCCCCATCCTGACACAGATCAAGATGATCATgaaattgatgatgatgattttgatgaagaaataatggaggaagaagaggatgacgaggatgatgaggatggaGTAATACTGAGGCTGGAGGAGGGCATAAATGGAATAAATGTTTTAGACCATATTGAGGCTTTTGGTAGAGACAATAGTTTTTCCAATGAAGCTCTCCATGTGATGCCAGTTGAAGTTTTTGGTTCTAGACGCGAAGGGCGTACTACATCCATCTACAGTCTTTTGGGCAGAAGTGGTGACAGTGTTACCCCGTCAAGGCATCCTCTTCTACTGGCACCTTCTTCATCTGTGCACTCAGCTGCTCCTCGGCAATCTG AGAATGCACGTGACATGGTCTTTGCAGATAGGAACTTGGAGAGCACCTCGTCACGCTTGGATTCTATTTTCCGTTCCCTGAGGGATGGGCGCCATGGACACCGTTTGAACTTGTGGGTGGATGATAACCAGCCAAGTGGTGGATCAAATGCAGGTTTAGTGCCACATGGCCTTGAAGAGCTGCTAGTTTCCCAATTGAGACGACCAGCCCTTGAGCAGCCTTCTGACCAGAACACAATGGCACAGGATCctaaaaacaaagatgaagtttGCCAGTTGCAAGAAACAGAAGCAGGTGCAAGGACcaacttttcttttgaaaacaatgAAACTAGTAGCATGCCACCTTCAACTGTTGAAATTGATAGCTCTGGCAATGCTGATCTGAGGCCTGCCGCAAGTGAACCTCTACATGGAACTGATGCAGCCAGCTCGCAATTGCAATCTGTTGAAATGCAGTTTGAACACAATGATGCAGCTGTACGGGATGTTGAAGCTGTGAGCCAAGCAAGCAGTGGAAGTGGGGCGACCTTGGGTGAGAGCCTTCGAAGCCTTGATGTCGAAATTGGAAGTGCCGATGGCCATGATGATGGTGGAGAAAGGCAAGCTTCTGCAGATAGAATGCCCTTGGGTGATCAACAGGCAGCTCGCTCTAGAAGGACAAATGTCTCTTTTGTGAATTCTACACCTGTTGATGGAAGAGATGTGTCCCTTCATAGTGTGACTGAAGTTTCAGAAGGTTCCAGCCTAGAAGCGGATCAGGCTGGTCCGGCAGCAGAGCAGCAACTCAACCGTGATGCTGGTCCTGGAGCAATTGATCCTGCATTCCTGGATGCTCTTCCAGAGGAGCTGCGTGCTGAGGTTCTTTCAGCTCAACAGGGTCAAGCAGCTCCGCCCTCAAATGCTGAACCACAAAATTCCGGAGATATTGATCCAGAATTTCTTGCAGCCCTTCCCCCTGACATACGAGCAGAAGTTCTGGCACAGCAGCAAGCACAAAGGCTACATCAATCTCAGGAACTGGAAGGTCAACCTGTTGAAATGGACACGGTCTCAATAATTGCAACTTTTCCTTCAGATTTGCGAGAAGAG GTTCTCTTAACTTCATCTGATGCTATCCTTGCAAATCTGACGCCAGCTCTTGTTACGGAGGCAAACAGGTTGCGTGAAAGATTTGCACACCGTTACAGTCGCACCCTTTTTGGTATGTACTCTAGGAATCGCAGAGGTGAAACTCCAAGAAGAGGTGATGGTATAGGGTCCAGCCTGGAAAGAGCCGGGGGAAGCATTGCCCGTAGGTCAATGGGAGCTAAGCTAGTTGAAGCCGATGGAGCTCCTTTAGTTGATACAGATGCTCTGCATGCCATGATTAGGTTGCTTCGTGTAGTGCAG CCACTGTACAAAGGTCAGCTGCAGAGGCTGCTTCTGAATTTATGTGCTCATCATGAAACCAGAAGTTCTATGGTGAAGATTCTCATGGACATGTTAATGCTTGATACAAGAAAGCATGTTAACAACTTGAGTGCTGGTGAGCCTTCTTATCGGCTTTATGCTTGTCAGAGTAATGTGATGTATTCACGTCCTCAGTCTTTTGATG GTGTTCCTCCCTTGGTGTCTCGGCGTATTCTTGAAACTCTTACTTATTTGGCTCGTAATCACCCATCAGTGGCAAAGATTTTGCTTCAGTTTAGGTTGCCTCGACCTGCTGTTCTGGAGACACAAAATACTGATCGGGCACGGGGTAAAGCTGTGATGGTTGTTGAAGATGATGGAATGGATAGGAGTGATCATGGGAAAGGATATATATCCATTTCGTTGCTTTTGAACCTCTTAAATCAACCCCTTTATTTGAGGAGTATAGCCCATCTTGAACAG cttcttaACTTATTGGAGGTCATCATTAATAATGCTGAAAGTAAATCAGTATCTGACAAATCTCGGGCATCTGCATCTGAGCAACCATCTGGTCCAGAAAGTGTAACATCAGATGTTGGAATAAGTAGAGAATCTGGTCAAATTTCTTCAGATGTTGCAGCATCGTCCAAGGACACTGATATCTCCAAGCTCAGCACCACTGGTGTGTGCAAGGAATTTGATCCGCAAGCTGTATTGCTTAACCTACCACAAGCAGAACTCCGACTTCTATGCTCATTGCTTGCACGAGAGGG ACTGTCAGACAATGCATATACTCTAGTGGCGGAGGTAATGAAGAAGTTGGTGGCAAATGCTCCAACTCATTGTCATCTGTTTGCTACTGAGCTTACTGGGGCCATTCAAAACTTGACTTCATCTGCTGTAGATGAGTTACACATGTTTGGTGAAGCTGTGGAAGCACTCCTCAGCACAACATCCTCTGGTGGAGCTGCAATATTAAGGGTTCTGCAGGCATTAAGCTCTCTTGTTGCTTCAATGAGTGAGAAAGAGAATGATCTACAAATTATTCCTGAAAAGGAATATACAGCCGCTCTTTCTCAGGTGCGAGACATAAATGCAGCTTTGGAGCCTCTGTGGCTGGATCTGAGCACTTGCATAAGCAAAATAGAGACTTATTCAGACTCGGCACCTGATTTGTTGACTTCATCTAAAATGTCAGCCTCTAAACCCTCTGGTGCAGTGACTCCACTCCCTCCAGGCTCTCAGAACATCTTGCCATATATAGAATCTTTCTTTGTGGTGTGTGAGAAATTACATCCTATGCAGCCAGGGTCTAATGATGAATTTAGTATTGCTTTAGTTTCAGAGGTCGAAGATGCCACCACTTATGCTGGCCAGCAGAAAACCTCGGTGAATACTTTGAAAGTTGATGAAAAACACCTTGCTTTTGTGAAGTTCTCGGAGAAGCATAGGAAGCTGCTAAATGCTTTCATCAGGCAAAACCCTGGGTTGCTTGAGAAGTCCTTCTCCCTCATGCTAAAGGTTCCTAGATTTATTGACTTTGACAATAAGCGTGCTCACTTCAGATCAAAAATAAAGCATCAACATGACCATCGTCGCAGTCCTTTAAGAATTTCTGTAAGAAGAGCTTACATTCTTGAAGATTCATATAACCAGCTGCGTATGAGATCCACTCTAGATTTGAAAGGGAGGTTGACAGTTCACTTTCAAGGAGAGGAAGGTATTGATGCAGGTGGACTTACAAGGGAGTGGTATCAATTGCTATCCAGGGTTATCTTTGATAAGGGGGCACTACTTTTTACAACTGTGGGTAATGACTCGACATTTCAGCCAAACCCTAACTCTGTGTATCAAACAGAACATCTGtcatatttcaaatttgttGGGCGAGTG GTTGGGAAAGCCCTTCTTGATGGGCAACTCTTGGATGTTCATTTCACTCGTTCATTCTACAAGCATATATTGGGGGTAAAAGTTACTTATCAAGACATTGAAGCCATTGATCCAGATTACTTTAAAAACCTTAAATGGATGCTTGAG AATGATATAAGTGATGTTCTGGATCTTACGTTTAGCATTGATGCTGATGAGGAGAAGCTGATATTGTATGAGAGGACAGAA GTGACCGACTATGAGCTCATTCCTGGTGGACGGAATATTAAGGTTACCGGGGAGAATAAACACCAGTATGTTGATCTAGTTGCTAAGCACCGGTTGACAACTGCCATTCGTCCTCAAATAAATGCCTTTTTGGAAGGATTCAATGAATTAATTTGCAGGGAATTAATTTCTATCTTCAATGACAAGGAACTTGAATTACTGATTAGTGGGCTTCCTGATATTGATT TGGATGATATGAGGGTGAATACTGAGTATTCTGGGTACAGTCCTGCATCTCCTGTTATTCAGTGGTTTTGGGAAGTTGTTCAGGGTTTCAGCAAGGAGGATAAGGCTCGTCTTTTGCAGTTTGTGACTGGCACCTCTAAG GTGCCTTTGGAAGGGTTCCGTGAACTTCAAGGAATTTCAGGCTCACAAAAGTTTCAGATACACAAGGCTTATGGCAGCCCGGATCACTTGCCTTCTGCTCATACttg TTTCAACCAGTTGGATCTACCGGAATATCCTTCAAAACAAAACTTGGAGGAAAGGCTATTACTTGCAATTCATGAAGGCAATGAGGGGTTTGGATTCGGTTGA